AGCGCGTTGCCTGGATCCGTTCGCCGGCAGCGGCGCGCTGATGCTGGAGGCGCTGTCACGCGGCGCAGCCTATGCGCTCGGATGCGACACCAGCCGTGGCGTGGTGCAGACGCTTCGGGGTCATCTGGCAACGCTCGGCTGCGATCACGCCGACGTGCGCCAGCAGGATGCGCTGGGCCTGCTGGCAAGCGCGCCCGACCAACCCTTCGACGTGGTCTTTCTCGACCCGCCCTTTCGCCAGGGCTTGCTCGAGCCGGCTTGTGCAGCGCTTGAAGCAAACCACTGGCTGACCCGCCACGCCTGGATCTACACCGAGAGCGAGTCCGCTCCGGCAGCCCTGGCCCATCCGGGCACCTGGCAGCTGTACCGGGAAAAGCGGGCGGGTCAGGTGTGGTACAGCCTTTGGCGGCGTCAGGGGTGACAGCGTTCAACCCCGCCGCATGGCTACCAGGCGGGCATCTGCAAACGTTGTACAGTCCGTTTTTCCGGCGCCCGCCTCGGCTCGAGCGGACGCGCCAGCGTCTGATTCTCGCAGACGGCGACTTCATCGATCTTGACTGGTACGGCCCCGATCGGGCCGGCGGCCCCTGGGTGATCCTCCTGCATGGCCTGACCGGGAGTTCCGATTCGCTGTACGTGCTGGGGCAGCAGAAGGCGCTCGCCGCCGCCGGCTGGCGCAGCGTGGCGGTGAACTGGCGGGGCTGTTCAGGCGAGCCGAATCATTTGCCACGCGGCTACCATTCGGGCGCCAGCGATGATCTGGGCGAGATCATCGACCAGCTGCGCGATATGGCAGGCTCCCACCGTCCGCTGGCCGCCATCGGCTATTCATTGGGTGCCAATGTGTTGCTCAAGTACCTGGGTGAGCGCGGAGCCACCAGCCCGCTGGTCGCCGCTGCGGCCGTATCGGTCCCGTTCAGGCTGGACCAGTCTGCCGATCGCCTCGGCGAAGGGTTCTCGCGGATCTACCAGGCGCGCTTCATGCGCGAGATGGTTGCCTACGTGGCAAACAAGCAGGCAGCCTTTGCCCGTACACGACGCGAGCAGGAGCACGCCAGGCTGGTCGCCCTGGGCTCGCTGGAAGGCATGTCTACCTTCTGGGAGTTCGATGAGCGGGTCACCGCTCCGCTGCATGGCTACGCGGATGCGCAGGATTACTACCGCCGCTGCAGCAGCCGCTACTTTCTAGGCGCCATCGTCACGCCGACGCTGATCGTGCAAAGCAGCGACGACCCGTTCGTCTATCCCCGCAGCCTGCCGCCGATTGAAGAGCTGCCCGACTCGATGACGTTCGAGCTGCATTCGCGCGGCGGACATGTCGGCTTCGTCGAAGGTCCACCCTGGCGCCCACGGTTCTACCTGGAACGACGCCTGCCGCAGTGGCTGGCCGAGCAATTGCCGCCCTGGCGTGACGATCAGCGCAGCGGGGAATGATAAGCCTGCAGCAACGCTTCGACGGCTGGCCGTGCCTCGTCGGACAGCAGCGGTCTTTCCTGAGCCAGAACCTGATACACACCACGTCGCAACAGCTCGGGCGTCAAGGCTTGCCCTGCCTCGAGCACCGACGTGCAGAGGAAGCTGACCCAGCTGGTCATCAGCAACCAGCTGTTTACCGCCAGCACCTCCGGGTCGGTGAGCGACCGGCGAAGGATGCCGGCGTCCACCAGCCCCTGATAGATTGCCCGGGCGCCGTCGATGCAGCGCCGTGAAAATGCGCGGTAGCGTTCGGCAAGCTGCTCGTCGCAATCGAGCAGATGCTCCAGGTCGCGCAGCAGAAACCGGTAGTCCCACAAGCCATGGAACATGGATTCCAGGTAGGTGCTCTTGTCGGCAAGCGTCAGCGCGCGGCCTTCCGGCACCCTGAGGTATGCATCCACCTGCGCCTCGTAGCGGGCAAACAGCTCTGCAATGATCTGCTGCTTGTTGCGGAAGTGGTAATACAGGTTACCCGGCGACATCTCCAGATGCGCTGCGATGTGATTGGTGGTCACAGCCCGCTCTCCCTGCTCGTTGAACAGCTGGAGACTGGCCTGAAGAATGCGTTCGCGGGTTTTCATGGCGCCCTGGCTTGTTATGTCCGTTTGACACTTTAGAGCAATTGCTCTAACAATAGCGACAACAACAAGAGTCGTCATCGACCTTACCGAGGCCCCAATGGTAGCCGATATAGCCCCCATGCAGGATCAGCAGGCATCGCTCACACGCATGGGCGAGGTCTTTGATCGTCAGCGCGCCGCCTTTCGTGCCGCACCCATGCCCGATGTCGATCTTCGCCTGGGCCAGCTGAGGGCGCTGAAGTCTGCCCTGCTTTCCCATCAGCAACAGCTGATCGACGCGATCAATGCGGATTTTGGTCGCCGCTCGGCTGACGAAACGCGCCTTGCTGAAATCCTGCCCGCTATCGAGGCGCTCAACTATTCGATCAAGCACCTGCGCGGCTGGATGAAGCCCTCCCGCCGTCGAGTGGGGATGGCGTTTCAGCCAGGCAAGGCGCGGGTCATCTACCAGCCGTTGGGCGTGATCGGCATCATCGTGCCCTGGAACTACCCTCTGTATCTCGCGATGGGCCCGCTGACGACAGCGCTGGCCGCCGGCAACCGGGCCATGGTCAAGATGAGCGAGTCCACGCCAGCCACAGCCGAAGCGCTGGCAAACATGCTCGCCGGCGTGTTCGACGAAGAACAGGTCGCCGTGATCACCGGCGAGGCGGAGGTCGGGCAGGCGTTTTCCCAGATGCCGTTCGATCACCTGCTGTTTACCGGCGGGACCGGGATCGGACGCCACGTCATGCGCGCCGCCGCCGACAATCTCACGCCGGTGACCCTGGAGCTGGGAGGCAAGTCGCCGGCAATCGTGTCGACGGACGTGCCTATCGCTGACGCGGCCGAGCGCATTGCCTTCGGCAAGGGCCTCAATGCGGGGCAGACCTGTGTGGCGCCAGATTATGTACTGTGCCCCGCCGAGCGCGTGAACGAGCTGGTCGATGCGCTGCGGCGGCAGTTCAGCACCTTCTATCCCACGCTGGCCGACAACCGCGACTACACCCAGATCATCAATCCACGCCAGTACAAGCGGCTGCTCGGCTACCTTGCCGATGCGACCAATCGCGGCGCGCGGGTGATCGAGGTCAATCCGGCAGGCGAAGACTTCACGCAGACCAGGATCATTCCCCCGACGCTGCTGCTGAATGTGAATGACGACATGAAAGTGATGCAGGAAGAGATCTTCGGCCCGCTATTGCCGATCATCCCCTATGCCACGCTCGACGAAGCCCTCGATTACATTGCCGACCACCCGCGGCCGCTGGCGCTCTATTATTTCGGTTACGACAAGGCCGCGCAGAAGCGGATCATGGAACAGACCCACGCCGGCGGCATGTGCATCAACGACACCGTGTTCCATGTGGCACAGGATGACATGCCGTTCGGCGGCGTCGGCCCTTCCGGCATGGGCCACTATCATGGACACGAGGGCTTCCTGACGTTCAGCAAGGCCAAGGGTGTATACATCAAGCAACGTTTCAACGGCGCGCGCCCGGTCTATCCGCCCTATGGCGGAGCGCTGCTGAAGATGGTGTACAAGCTGTTCTTAAAATAAAAAATGCAGGCATCAGCATGGCCAGGGATTCATCCAATCTGTCACGGCGTGAACTGCTCAAGCTCGGGGCCTGTGCCAGCCTGGTGCTGAGCACCGCGGGCCTCACCGCGACGCTGAGCGGCTGTTCGTCCAGCCAGGCTGCCAACGATTTCGCAGTGCTGCGTGACTCCGACCTGCCCGTTCTGCGGGCACTGTTCCCGGCGATCGTCGGCTCGCACCCGGCCCTTCAGGCTGACGGTACTGCGCTCGAACTGGCTGTCCGGCAGCTGGATACCACACTGGACAGCACGTCGCCGGCCGTGCAGCGCGACGTTCTGGACCTGCTCGGCATGCTCAGTCTGCCGGTGACGCGGGGTCCGCTGACCGGCATCTGGGGCAGCTGGGACAGCGCATCGCCCGACGCATTACAGCGTTTTCTCGAACGCTGGCAAAACAGTCGCCTGGACATGCTTCGCCAGGGTTACAAGGCACTCTGCCAGTTGCTTCTGATGAGCTGGTATGCCCTGCCGCAGTCCTGGGCCGAAACCGGCTATCCCGGTCCGCCGACCATCTGAACCGCCCGAGGGAATCCGATATGCCCGTACCCGATCTGTTCATGCAAGGCGTCACGCGCGGCTGGCAGGTACTGGACGCCAGCGAGTTCGACGGCGAGCGCACCTTCGAGGCAGACGTGGCGATCATCGGCACCGGAGCGGGCGGCGGTACCACGGCCGAGATCCTCGCCAATGCCGGGCTGCGGGTTGTGCTGGTGGAAGAAGGGTCGCTGAAGACGTCTGGCGACTTCAGGAATGACGAAGCCAAGGCCTATGCCGAGCTCTATCAGGAAGGCGCCGCCCGGGCCACCCGAGACGGCGGAATTGGCATCCTGCAGGGACGCACCGTCGGTGGCACTACCACCGTGAACTGGACCAGCAGCTTCCGGACGCCGACGCCTACGCTGGAGCACTGGGCCCGGCAGCATGGTGTCGAGGGCATGGACGAAGCCAGCCTGGCGCCCTGGTTCGCGCGCATGGAGGAGCGTCTGGGAATATCGCCCTGGGCGGTGCCGCCCAACGCCAACAACGATGTGCTGCGCGCCGGTTGCGAGTCGCTTGGCTGGCACTGGGCAGTGATTCCACGCAACGTTCGCGGCTGCTGGAATCTGGGCTATTGCGGAACCGGCTGTCCGACCAACGCCAAGCAGTCGATGCTGGTGACCACCCTCCCTGCCGCTCTGGAAAAGGGCGCCGTGCTGATCCACCGCGTTCGCGCCGAGCAACTGGTATTCGACGGCGACCGGATCAGCGAGGTCCGCTGCCGGGCGATGAATGCGCGCCTGACGCAAGCGGACGGGCAACAGGTTCGGCTGCGCGCCCGGCATGTGGTGCTCGCCGGCGGCGGCATCAACAGCCCGGCGCTGCTGCTGCGCTCCAAGGCTCCGGACCCGCATCAGCGCACCGGCAAGCGCACCTTTCTGCATCCGGTCAACTTCAGCGTCGGGCAGTTCGACCAGCCGATCAATGGCTTCTACGGCGCGCCGCAGTCGATTTATTCCGACCACTTTCAATGGCAGGAGGGCACCGCCGGCCCGATGGGGTTCAAGCTCGAGGTGCCCCCGATGCAGCCGAGCATCACCTCGGCGCTGCTTGGCGGGCATGGCAGCGACAACCTCGCACGGGTGCGCAAGCTCTCGCACAGCAACGTCATGATCGCGCTGATGCGCGACGGTTTTCACGAGGAGAGCGTCGGCGGCGCGGTGCTCCTTCGCGACGACGGTACCCCGGTGCTCGATTACCCCATCAACGACTACCTGATGGCGGGTGCGCGTCGGGCGTTTCTGGCGATGGGTGAGATCCAGTTCGCCGCCGGAGCGCGTGCCGTGTCGCCCACCCACAGCCATGGCCAGCTGAGCCACAGCTGGAGCGACTACCGCAGCCAGGTCGAAGCGCTCAGCTATCGGCTTCACGACGTACGCCTGGCCAGCGCCCATGTCATGGGCGGTTGCGCCATGGGCGAGGACCCGGCGCAGTCCGTGGTCGACAGCCGTGGACGTCATCATCATCTGCAGAATCTGTCGGTTCTCGACGGGTCGCTGTTCCCCACCAGCATCGGCGCCAACCCGCAGCTGTCGATATACGGCATCGTCGCGCGGCTCGCTACCGGGCTGGCGGAAGCGCTTGCCTGAGCCAGACTGGAGCGGGCTCCGGCCCCTCCCGCTTGGTCCAGCCGGCGCATTGCGCTACCATCTGCTTCCCCACCTTTGGCTCAGGATCACCCGATCGATGAATACGGTTCTCTACCCTGGCACCTTTGACCCCATCACCAAGGGCCACACCGATCTGGTCGAGCGGGCATCGAAGCTGTTCGACCGGGTGGTCGTGGCGGTCGCCGCCAGCCCGAAGAAGAATCCGGCCTTTGACCTGGAGCAGCGAGTCGAGATGGCGCGGGCGGTGTTGGCGCATATGCCCAATGTGGAGGTGGTCGGGTTCTCCTCGCTGCTCGCGCACTTCGTCAAGGAGGTGAATGCCAACGTGCTGCTGCGCGGCCTGCGCGCCGTGTCGGACTTCGAATACGAGTTCCAGCTGGCGAACATGAACCGCGTGCTCGCGCCGGATGTCGAAAGTCTGTTCCTGACGCCCTCGGAAAAGTATTCGTATATTTCGTCAACGCTGGTACGGGAAATCGCCGCGTTGAACGGTGACGTCACAAAATTCGTCCATCCCAAGGTCAACGAGGCCCTGATCAGGCGCTTTCGGCCTGATCAGGCGTAAGCGGAGTATCCCAGCGCCATGTCACTGATCATTACCGACGACTGCATCAACTGCGATGTATGCGAGCCGGAATGCCCCAACGGAGCGATCTCCCAGGGCGAGGAGATCTACGTTATCGACCCGAACCTGTGCACCGAGTGCGTCGGCCACTTCGACGAGCCGCAGTGCCAACAGGTATGCCCGGTCGACTGCATCCCTCTGGACGTGAACAACGTCGAGAGCAAGGACGAACTGATGGAGAAGTACAAGATTCTCACCGGCGCGGCATGAACACCCTGCGCGGCGCCCTTTTCACGCTCGGCCTGCTGATCAGCGGTGCGCTCGATGCCGCCGCTCCCGAACAACAGGCCGTCGCCACTGCGCACCCTCTCTCTACCGATGCAGCACACCGCGTTCTGGATCAGGGCGGCAATGCCTTCGATGCAGCGATTGCCGCGGCCGCTACGCTGGCTGTAGTCGAGCCGCAGGGTTCCGGCCTGGGTGGTGGCGGGTTCTTCCTGCTTCGCCTGCAGGACCAGGACGGTGTCGACTACCGCTTCCTCGATGCCCGTGAAACCGCGCCGCTGGCGGCGCATCGGGACATGTATAGGGACGCCGACGGCAAGGTTTCGCGGCAGAGCGCCCTCGACGGTCC
Above is a window of Halopseudomonas nanhaiensis DNA encoding:
- the rsmD gene encoding 16S rRNA (guanine(966)-N(2))-methyltransferase RsmD, with the translated sequence MSRRPQPATSQLRIIGGEWRSRRFGFTEEPGLRPTPDRVRETLFNWLSGELEGARCLDPFAGSGALMLEALSRGAAYALGCDTSRGVVQTLRGHLATLGCDHADVRQQDALGLLASAPDQPFDVVFLDPPFRQGLLEPACAALEANHWLTRHAWIYTESESAPAALAHPGTWQLYREKRAGQVWYSLWRRQG
- a CDS encoding hydrolase, giving the protein MTAFNPAAWLPGGHLQTLYSPFFRRPPRLERTRQRLILADGDFIDLDWYGPDRAGGPWVILLHGLTGSSDSLYVLGQQKALAAAGWRSVAVNWRGCSGEPNHLPRGYHSGASDDLGEIIDQLRDMAGSHRPLAAIGYSLGANVLLKYLGERGATSPLVAAAAVSVPFRLDQSADRLGEGFSRIYQARFMREMVAYVANKQAAFARTRREQEHARLVALGSLEGMSTFWEFDERVTAPLHGYADAQDYYRRCSSRYFLGAIVTPTLIVQSSDDPFVYPRSLPPIEELPDSMTFELHSRGGHVGFVEGPPWRPRFYLERRLPQWLAEQLPPWRDDQRSGE
- a CDS encoding TetR/AcrR family transcriptional regulator, producing the protein MKTRERILQASLQLFNEQGERAVTTNHIAAHLEMSPGNLYYHFRNKQQIIAELFARYEAQVDAYLRVPEGRALTLADKSTYLESMFHGLWDYRFLLRDLEHLLDCDEQLAERYRAFSRRCIDGARAIYQGLVDAGILRRSLTDPEVLAVNSWLLMTSWVSFLCTSVLEAGQALTPELLRRGVYQVLAQERPLLSDEARPAVEALLQAYHSPLR
- a CDS encoding coniferyl aldehyde dehydrogenase, producing MVADIAPMQDQQASLTRMGEVFDRQRAAFRAAPMPDVDLRLGQLRALKSALLSHQQQLIDAINADFGRRSADETRLAEILPAIEALNYSIKHLRGWMKPSRRRVGMAFQPGKARVIYQPLGVIGIIVPWNYPLYLAMGPLTTALAAGNRAMVKMSESTPATAEALANMLAGVFDEEQVAVITGEAEVGQAFSQMPFDHLLFTGGTGIGRHVMRAAADNLTPVTLELGGKSPAIVSTDVPIADAAERIAFGKGLNAGQTCVAPDYVLCPAERVNELVDALRRQFSTFYPTLADNRDYTQIINPRQYKRLLGYLADATNRGARVIEVNPAGEDFTQTRIIPPTLLLNVNDDMKVMQEEIFGPLLPIIPYATLDEALDYIADHPRPLALYYFGYDKAAQKRIMEQTHAGGMCINDTVFHVAQDDMPFGGVGPSGMGHYHGHEGFLTFSKAKGVYIKQRFNGARPVYPPYGGALLKMVYKLFLK
- a CDS encoding twin-arginine translocation pathway signal protein gives rise to the protein MARDSSNLSRRELLKLGACASLVLSTAGLTATLSGCSSSQAANDFAVLRDSDLPVLRALFPAIVGSHPALQADGTALELAVRQLDTTLDSTSPAVQRDVLDLLGMLSLPVTRGPLTGIWGSWDSASPDALQRFLERWQNSRLDMLRQGYKALCQLLLMSWYALPQSWAETGYPGPPTI
- a CDS encoding GMC family oxidoreductase, whose protein sequence is MPVPDLFMQGVTRGWQVLDASEFDGERTFEADVAIIGTGAGGGTTAEILANAGLRVVLVEEGSLKTSGDFRNDEAKAYAELYQEGAARATRDGGIGILQGRTVGGTTTVNWTSSFRTPTPTLEHWARQHGVEGMDEASLAPWFARMEERLGISPWAVPPNANNDVLRAGCESLGWHWAVIPRNVRGCWNLGYCGTGCPTNAKQSMLVTTLPAALEKGAVLIHRVRAEQLVFDGDRISEVRCRAMNARLTQADGQQVRLRARHVVLAGGGINSPALLLRSKAPDPHQRTGKRTFLHPVNFSVGQFDQPINGFYGAPQSIYSDHFQWQEGTAGPMGFKLEVPPMQPSITSALLGGHGSDNLARVRKLSHSNVMIALMRDGFHEESVGGAVLLRDDGTPVLDYPINDYLMAGARRAFLAMGEIQFAAGARAVSPTHSHGQLSHSWSDYRSQVEALSYRLHDVRLASAHVMGGCAMGEDPAQSVVDSRGRHHHLQNLSVLDGSLFPTSIGANPQLSIYGIVARLATGLAEALA
- the coaD gene encoding pantetheine-phosphate adenylyltransferase, which produces MNTVLYPGTFDPITKGHTDLVERASKLFDRVVVAVAASPKKNPAFDLEQRVEMARAVLAHMPNVEVVGFSSLLAHFVKEVNANVLLRGLRAVSDFEYEFQLANMNRVLAPDVESLFLTPSEKYSYISSTLVREIAALNGDVTKFVHPKVNEALIRRFRPDQA
- a CDS encoding YfhL family 4Fe-4S dicluster ferredoxin, producing MSLIITDDCINCDVCEPECPNGAISQGEEIYVIDPNLCTECVGHFDEPQCQQVCPVDCIPLDVNNVESKDELMEKYKILTGAA